From Aegilops tauschii subsp. strangulata cultivar AL8/78 chromosome 5, Aet v6.0, whole genome shotgun sequence:
CGCTTCGAGTACAAGTCAATCACAGGCAGCTTTGTGCCTGATCGCATTGCTGTGTAAGAATTTAAACGAACCTCTGGTTTTCTATGGCATACCTTACAACTTCATAATTTCATTATTTTGCTAGCATCTTTAGACAATTAGTTTGATGCTGAAGGCAGTTGAACAAAGTGTGCATTGCATTTCATGGTGTTGAGTGAGCCATTGTTTCTTACTTTCTTATGGTTTCCTCCATGACCCTAACCTATGATTTTTTTTCTCTCTCCAAAACCTCTGGCTTTGTGTTCCCATGGTCGATAATTTATAACTTGTTCTCTTGTTACCATGAGAGATGGGTTTATAAGAGATACTCTCTACTGTAACCCTAGTACTCCTTTCGGGACATATAATTCACTATGTTTTGGCTATGTTCTGTTGTGCCAGATTCAACTAGGTACATTGTTTACCAGTACTGTTACCGCAAAGTCTTGAGTCAGGGGAGCCTTTGTAAGACCTATCTTGCAGATTTTGGCCAAACTATATCTTTGCTCTCCTGTAGCGCTCTTTGATTAACACACATATTACCTATCGGGATACACCGTATCTCCCTTTTATGACAGACACCACATGTTTAGTTTTCTATTCGAAATAATTAACTGACTTTCCATCTCTTCTTCTAACAATATAACAGGTTTTGTAAGTGTGAGATGCCATACAACCCTGATGATCTTATGATCCAGTGTGAGGAATGCTCTGATTGGTAAGTTTCAGTTGATGCATTCGTTTAGTTTCTCTATATCAGAATGGTAGCAACATGGAGACTGTCTTGCATTTGCGTCATTCAATGGAGCCAGGATGTTGAGCATCCTATTACGCTCGTAAAAGCATTTTCCTCACTAGCAGTGAAGCAACTAAATTTCACAGGGGCAAACTACGCAGCCGATCAAAAAGGCTCTTAGCAGGCCAAAATGTTAATCTGCCACTGGTTGCTGCAATTTGATTGTCTGATACTGAACATCAGAGAAAAATTGAGTACTAATAGTTCATTTTGGGCTGTAGTGTTGCATAGTCTAATTCCTGGCTTTTTGATCGAAATAGATAGCGATTCCATTTTTTGTGATATCCACCTGAGAGAGTTGCGCTTTTGAGTTCTTGACCTTTTCGTAGAATCATAGATTGTGCAGTCTTCACATGCATTTAGTTTCTGCAAGTAAAAAATTGATTACTCCTTTTCACAGAATATTAAGTGACCATTGCTTAATGATATTTATTAATTCCAATAAGATAGTGAGTTGAGAACATTATAAAGTCTTTCCTTTCTTCACACACATCATCCATTTTCATGTATCAGCCGCTCTGTAGTACTTTCAGCTTTTTGACCATTTTGGCAAACTAGTATCTTTTAACAGCAGTTTCAGAATATCTTGTTGATGTCCTGAAACATTGTCCCCTCCCAGGTTTCACCCTGCTTGTATTGGAAAGACCATCAAAGAAGCAAAGAAACTTGAGAATTTTACATGCGAAGGTTGTGTTGCTGAAAATGGAAATGGAAATGGAGTCAAGAACGAAAATTCCCATGAATCTACTGGTGAATCAGATGAGAAGGTAAGTAATTTGATGCTTTGATTGATTAAATTGTTGTTGCGTCGGTTCTTAATTTGTATCACTAGCAAAACTAGCGGTTCAAGGAATCTTCTAATTTAGTGGAATTTGGCATAGATGATCTTGCATTTCCTAACAATGTGCAATTATACCATCGTTAGCTGTCTTGGTAGTATTTTCTTTATTTTTAAGATAGCTGTCATGTGAAGGACAGGCCTGGCGCGGTGGTGAAGTACTCCCCGCTTGTGGCAAGAGGTCTTGGGGTTTGACGCAGTCTGTCCTTTTTAGAAATAATAACTGCTTAAAACCAGGGGGCATTGGCCATTGGGAGTTTGGGGTGCAACAAATGGAAGTGCAAGGATAGAAACACATGAATTATAATATAGAACGACATCGGAACTTGACATAATTGATACTGCATGCTATTTCTGTCGACGCGCCCACTATATGAGTTGCGACTAATTCATCTCTGCCCTACATTCAGCAGGTGCAGTCGAAGCGGCGACGGCGGTGAAGGCGAAGGCGATCTGGGCGGAAGTCCTCCATCTCTTCACGCATGTGTTGCGGTGGATGTACATTGCTGTTTCCAGTTTGATGTAGAACGAACCTGTATTGAGAGTGTCTTCTAGAGTCTGGCAATCGGCCAGTTTGCGACTTTGCATATCCATGTGGACCTACCAGTTAGAGGGAGTCATTTTTCTCTCTTCTTTTTTCCGTCCCCCCTTTGTGTTGACTTGGACAATGGTGAGTGAGCTTAAAGTCCTTTCTTCATTGACTAGAAAAACAGGATaccatttttttctttttttgagggAAGAAAGGATATCAAGTGAATTCCCTTTTACTAGAAAAAGTTTTTTTAAAAAGCTCAATCTTTTTTTAGGGAACAAAAAGCTCAATCTTTTTTTAGGGAACAAAAAGCTCAATCTTTTTTTAGGGAACAAAAAGCTCAAACTATTTTCTTTTTGAGAAAAAAAAAGCTCAAACTATTACTATCTCTCGGTTGAGCAAGAAAAAGGACCAAACTAAAGCCCGGACGTCGAGCTGGAGGCGTGGCAAGTTGGCCCAGTACGAGCGACCATTATGGGCCGAGCCCACGGGCCACGCCTCATCACCGGCCCATAACTAAACCCCGCGGCTTATCCCCAACTCCCGGCGCTGCACTGACTGACACCACCaccagtggcagcagcagcacaGCAATGGCGACGCTTCTCCTCCCCTCCCACGCGGCGAGCCACCACCGCCGCGCCGTCTTCTCCGGCGGCGCGCACCACCACCCGCTTCTCCAGCCGGACCTCCTCGCGGATGCCCTGCACGCCGCGGCGAGCAGGAGGCGCAGGCCCATCGCGGTGGCGTGCCGGGCGGCGTCAGCGGCGGCCAGGGCCAAGGCTCCCCCGAGCGCGGGCGCGGGCCCGCCGCCGCAGGCGCTGGCCAAGGAGGCGCACAAGTATTTCGACCACGCGGTCGTCAGCGTGcgcgcgggcgacggcggccaCGGCGCCGTCCTGAACATGCCGCCGGGTCCCTCCGCGGACTCGGCCCCCGccaagacccgcggcggcggcagagccGCCGACAAGGGCAAGGCCAAGAAGGGCAGCGGGAAGAAGGTGTCGTTCAAGCGGAACTACGACGGGTCGGTGTCGCTGCCCGTTGGCGGGCACGGCGGCGACGTGGTGCTGTACGCCGACGAGGCGGAGGAGTCGCTGCTGGGGTTCCACGCCAAGGTCCGGCACTGCGCCAAGAGGGGCGGCAACGTGGGGGCCACCGGCACCCTCAGCTCCCGGATGCACAACGGCTTCGCCGGGGAGACGCTCAGGATACCCGTGCCTGTAGGTTTGTAGGCCTGGTGCTGTGAACGCGGAGCATCTTTTTTGCTCTGTGGCTCTGTGACGTTAGCCGTTTGACTCTGATGATGCCTTGCCTGCTCGTTGGATTGCAGGCACCGTCGTGAGGCGCAAGAAGGGGTCTGTTCTTGCTGATTTGGCCCATCCTGGTGATGAGGTGCTCGTCGCTAGGGGTGGACAGGGCGGGGTGAGTTGGTAGATGTTATGCTGTATTGTCGTGTTATAATGTTAAAACAGAGGGGTTCTGAATTTCTATCTCCAAATGCGTACGACACTTAGCAAACATTTAGACAACTATGCCAGGAGCCATGGGTTTTGCTTTAGCAATAAGCAGACCAAAGTTATTCCTTATTATGGACAGCACAAATACTATAGAGCTTAGTAACCATTTCACCATGATGCTCTGGTTTATGGCACTTGCAGGAAAACTGTGTAAACTGCTTGCTAAGTATCATGGTTAACCGATTTTAACATGTCAAGACGCATTTGTGTAGTTTCAACCCATTTAAATTGAATCATTCTTCCCCTGAAAACCTGTATCCGATATTATACCCAAAGTGCATTCTGGGGGCTGTATCAGTGTCTataactactactccctccgtcccaaaataagtgtctcaactttgtactagctctagtacaaatttgtactaagctcaagacacttattttgggacggagggagtagattgtTACCGGGTAAGATTGTGTTACCAATGGATGGCATTTAGGACAGTAAATTGAGCCTAATCCCAGCCCTCGCACACCTCCTTCATTTTTGGCCATCCGTTTTAGTGATTGAGGCATTTCTGACCGTCGGATCTGCTGTTTCTTACGACCTCCACTGCACGTTAAAATTCCTGGCCCAATTGTCCTAAAGGGCCGCTGCTCCGGGAGAAAAATCTGAGTTTGTATATGACCAGGTGGGTATGGAGACAATTGCAAATATCCGTCACTGTGACTAGTTGAGATGACGATAACCATGCCTATTCCTCTGAATACAGATTCCAGTATGATTGAGTATGTGATTACCTCATGTAAAACAGTGTAGTGGACACTTTTCATTGTTTTCTGATATTCTTTTTCATTTGGTATGATACATATGCTTGCGAATATTATTACGGTTTTACATATTTACTTCCCTTTTGCAGATTAGCTTGATCGATGCGCCCGATTACAAAAGAGGGAAAGCCATGGCTTTATCGCCTAATGTCATGCGTGATGTTACTGATAAGGTAAGTTGTTACCTATGAAATAATCCTGGATTTGATGGTATAGATTCGATGCTGTTTTTACTAATAAGTTGTCTTATTGGGGTTGTTAAATAGGGGAAGGATTGATTGGAATAAATGCTCTGTGTTTCTTATAATGCACTGCTTGTTAagtgtttatttttatttttgagaAAATGCAAAAGCTTTGTGGCTCATTGTATTGAAAAGGTAGGAACAAACTTAATTAGTAATTACACGCCCAAACTTAAGTAGTAATTATACATACCCACTGGCTACACTAGTTCCAGATAGATAATAATACCACACGAACAAACTTGTGCATCAGAGAGCATAGTGTAATCTAGTTCTCTGCCTTCACTCGAAGTTCACACACGTCCAGCAATACTCTAGCTGTTTGCATGTATCCACTTGTTGTTCTGCCTATCGCAAATTGGTAATGAGCGACAAACAACAGATGCTCAGCCACTAATGCCAATGAGTACGTGCGGACTCTTGAACCACTGAACATGTGATATTCATTGTTGTTTGATTCTATACTTCTATCAGTATGGTGTAGGATTATCCAAAGATTTCAAATAACGACATCTTCATTTGCTGCTTCATTGTTGTTTGGCTCTGTACTTCTATCAGTATGGTGTAGGATTATCCAAAGATTTCAAATAATGACATCTTTATTTGGTGGCTACCATTCTCCATTTTCACCTCCATTTTTTTGGTGATTTTGTATCATCTCTTTTTTCTGTAGATATTAACTCATGGCCAGCCTGGTGAGGAAATAAGCTTGGAGTTAATCTTAAGGGTGGTTGCAGATGTTGGCCTTGTGGTAAGAGTGTTGCACTACTACGTACATCTCATGTGTAATTGCTTTTGTTTTTCGTTTTAAGGAAAAAAAGTGTTCAGGTCATTTTCTATATCCAAGAGTCGAGATATCGGATGGCTCTGCTTTAGAAGGGTTGCATTGCTAGGAGTCCTTTCTGTTTCACTTTTAGGGTTCAATGTTGGATTATCAGGTTTTCACGGCTTGCTTCAGATCTATTTCTTTGGCATATCACAATGTTGGCCTAATCGTCTTCATTTGCATTTTCAGGGACTTCCAAATGCTGGAAAATCAACACTTCTATCAGCTATAACACTTGCAAGACCAGACATTGCTGATTATCCATTCACTACATTGATGCCAAATCTTGGCCGGCTTGGTGGAGATCCTACTTTAGGGGCTATGCAGTTTTCCTCTGGAGCAACATTGGCAGATTTGCCAGGTCTTATTGAGGGCGCTCATCTGGGCAAGGTACTGTTTTCTTTTGTGTTATTTGCACAATATTGTTTGAAGATAAGGTCTTGTTGCTTCCCGTGGTTAGCCTCTGTGGATTCATCATGTGGTTTGATTACACTGCAGGGTCTTGGTCGCAATTTCTTGAGACATTTGAGGAGAACGAGGGTAATTGTCCACGTCGTTgatgctgctgctgatgaccctgtgAACGATTATAAGATTGTCAGAGATGTAATTTCTAATTGCTTTCATCATTCCTAAGTCATATTCTGTTTTGAAAATTGCGATCACATTCATTATATAATCCGTCCATAGTTATAGCCCTGAACCTGGAACCTGGAAGCTGTTGTTACACTAGCATCAGTAGTGAGACAGTTTGCCATGTTTTGTTTATCATGTGTTGGGGGCATAATCTTATTGCCAGTTGTATATAGGAAGTTTAATCAATAGAACTAAAGGGAAGGGATTGAAGTAGCGGAACTTGCACCAACAATTCTGTTGGCTGTTAAGTGCTAGGATCTAGCCAGTTGGCAACTTGGCAGGATTTGTAGGATAATAGTTGCTTTGCTAAGGGAGTGTAAAATCTTATATTTTGAATGCAAGTCTTgtgaaaaactgaatcatatgtCTATGTTTGTTTCTTAAGTATTATAACTTTTGTGTTGAATGATCACCTAACAACCATCTCTGTACAGGAATTAAGGATGTATAACCCCAAATACCTGGAGCGGCCTTATGTTGTGGTCCTGAACAAGATTGATCTTCCTAAGGTGCAATTTCATACTTAATTTGAATCAGACTATGGTTTCCCTAGTTTTTAGCCTTTACTTTTCTATTTCAACCAATCTCCTGAAAGTTTGATCTTTCTTGGCATTGGTTGGAGTCCTAACAATTGTTTCCCTCCTTATAGGCCCAAGATATGTTATCTTCATTAGCACTTGAAATATCTTCAGTAGGCTGTGAAGAATGCCACGACAGCAATACCAGCAAAGAAAAGCTAAATGAAAATTTCAACAGACACCATATGTCAGAGGACGATGATAAGGAACTTGGGGACTATCCAAGACCTCAAGCTGTAATCGGTGCAAGCGTACTGTAAGTCTCCTCACCTGACCAACTAAACACATGTTTTACTGTATTCTTAAACAGCTCATAATATTGGATACTTGCTTAACCTGTGCACAATGACACAAGCGTACTACAAGTGTACTTAATCTGTTGTTCCtgtttaatactccctccgtcccataatataagagcgtttttgacactagtgcgctcttatattatgggagtATTTGCTTAAGTTTGTGCTTGCATTGCTGTTCATACCACGAGTTTTCTCAAACAGTGCTTCAACTGTCCTCAAGTTGTACAAATTGAACATTTCTCACTTTAATTTCCTCGGTGTTGCAAGAAGCTGTTCTTTTCTGCCGTTGTAAAATCTCATTTCCATTGTTTTCCCACCCTTTGCAGGAGGCACATCGGGATCGACGAGATGCTGAAGGAAATCAGGACAGCCCTGGGAAAATGCTCCGATCACATGTTACCAGGACCATGAATCTGAAAGCCTGCACGCTGGAGCCCTTAACATCAGTCCAACACCTGGAAAGGATCGAGACGGATCGACTGGTTCTTCAAAAACAGCGTCAGTCGAGTCTGTCCTTTGCTCATGACACCGTTGGCAATTCCTGGAGGACAAAAACTACCAGTCTGATTGTCCAAAATCCTGACGCGGAGCGCTTCAGCGTCTTCCACGTTAGCTTGAGCACGAGCAGTTGCAGATATCCAGGCTACACCTCCATCTGTATTCAGTGCCAGAGATAGAAATAAATCAGTTGTGTGAAATATTGAAAAACTAATGGGGACTCGAATATATTCGTCTGCACGTATTAGTGAAGATTTGAGAATCATATCTTGCGTACTAAATGACTAGTAGAAATTGTCTATATGGACTGATTAATTGTTCTCTCTGCTTTACTTATATAGCTGAGTAACTGACAAAGCTTTGGCCTTTACAAATAGTTTGCTTAATGCTCATATTTGTTCTTCATTTACACATTGTCCATATCCATATGTATGTTGTGCTATATATTGAAAACTAGTGTCAACAAAAATGTGCACATTTTGTGAAGATTTGTTTGATATCCACATTTCTTTTAATGAATTGCTAATAGAAAATGATCAACATAAACAACTCATCCCTTGTAAATATCCCTCTTGGCTAATTTAGTAAAAATATCacaattttttttttttgaataatTTTAATGCTCATATTTATTATCTTTCATTTGCATCTTGTCATATGTATTCAGTGCTAGAGATACAGTGAGATATTGAAAAAACTAATGCGTGCACATATACATTTATGTGTACATATTTGTGATGCACATCTTCCATGGAACCAGAAAGTAAACGTGTTCTGCAGATATACATGCATGGACATTTTCAAAATTGTACTAAGGCAACGACAATTAATTTGGATCGGAGAGGATACGTTCTTTCATATCTTCTGAAATGAATATCTAGCAGAAGACCAGACTCGTCCTTTTCATTTACATTAGACCGGACTTGTCCTTTGTTGTTATTTGATCTCCGGGTAATATAACAAGACAAAGTTTTCGCCTTCCTAAATATTTTGTTTTAATGCTCGCATTTATTAACTTTCATTTACATCTCGTCCATATGTACTATTCAATAATAGAGATGTGAAGATATAAGTTGTACCACTTTATTTGCGAGATTTGGAACTCACTCTTCCCTGATAAATGGCCACCGGAAATTCATCTATATAAAGGACTCATCCCTTGTAATTCTCTTGCATCTCATCATGTCTAAACTTAATCTAGGATTACATATTCTTGCCATATATGTTGTTTTCATTGCTCACCAAATCCATGGAGGTGGATTGCATCCAACCAACCAAAAGGTAAACGTATTGTTCCTACAAATTTGAGTAATTAGTAGTTCGAACCAAGGGGTGATATAGCAGTGAAAATAGAAAGGATTGTTCATTCTATAGAAAAAAATTAATCCGTACCAAAAGAAGGTGAAAATAGAGAAATGCAACTATGTGATGAACTACAACCATTTCTCTCATAGCGAAGGTGTAGGAGTTTGGAGTATAGGAGTTGCTGGGGTTATTTGAACTGGATTTTCTTTTAATTTCCTAATTTTCATCTTTGTACTATGTATGAGTGGTTTTTTTATATGAATGGCAAATCTGCATGGATCGATTGCCACAAAGGCATGGGGATAGGGCTGGTGCCTCTTAGATTCGATGCATGGTACATGATTGGCTGATTTTACACATTATAGTTTGTTTTCTAGTCATTAAAATGTATATTTTGTACTCTACATGTTTCATTTTAAGCTATGCGTATTTAGTTTTACCTTTAAAATGTATATTTTGTGCATGGAAGGTTTTTCAGTCACCCGCTATAACTATTTAAGCTATGCATATTTAGTTTTTCTTTAAAATGTATATTTTGTTGTCCACATGTTTTTTTAAAGCAACAAAAGCCGAACAAGCAATATCTGAATTGCATACTCACTCTGAAGCCTTACAGGCATGGTATGCACATGCTTCTCCATCAAAAAATTCCAATGACATCGTTTATGTGAGTCACTCTATCCTGGAACTTTTAACAAGCCAATGTTTTCTTACCGTCATTTTCAAAGTTTTTAACTTTTTGCCTTCTACAGTTTGCGACACACAGTACACATCCCGGTAGCTACTATGGACTTGCTGTTACAATGGATGTGTACGGACACAATATCAGTGCTGGTCATATCGTAACATCTATTTGGATTGCTAATATGGAGGGTGATCCAAAGACAGATGAGAATGCAATTTGGGTCGGGTGGCAAGTAAGTCGTAATTTACATATATTATGATTTTTACAGATTGTAGCCATCTTACCATCATTAATTTGGACGTACTCGATGCCATTTATAATGCTCTTAATGACTCTTCAGTTTCTTCCCAGGTTGACCCAAAAAAATATGGGGACTCACATACTCACTTCTTCACGAGTTGGACGGTATGTTTCTGCCTTTTCACTCAAACTATGTTCCTCAACTGTAGCACACAAAGCTAGAATATCTAGTGACCATATAACTTTGTGTGAAACAGAGAGACACATATCATACAGGGTGCTATGACATGGACTGCCCTGGTTTCCAGCTTGTTAAGGGGTCAAAAATCGCTCCGGGTGGCACAATACAACCAGTCTCTCATGTTCATGGTGTACGTCAAAAGATTACAATTAAAGTGTTTAGGGTAATTAACTATATCTTGCTTGTATACTTTCCAATTGTAAGCATATTGATCATAATGATCTAATCACATGTTGCTGAATTTGTGGCATACATTACTCAAATTGCTTCTATTACATGGCAGGAAAAATCCACGGGAAATTGGTGGATACACTACGGCTTCAACAAGGCC
This genomic window contains:
- the LOC109762428 gene encoding probable GTP-binding protein OBGC2 isoform X1; the encoded protein is MATLLLPSHAASHHRRAVFSGGAHHHPLLQPDLLADALHAAASRRRRPIAVACRAASAAARAKAPPSAGAGPPPQALAKEAHKYFDHAVVSVRAGDGGHGAVLNMPPGPSADSAPAKTRGGGRAADKGKAKKGSGKKVSFKRNYDGSVSLPVGGHGGDVVLYADEAEESLLGFHAKVRHCAKRGGNVGATGTLSSRMHNGFAGETLRIPVPVGTVVRRKKGSVLADLAHPGDEVLVARGGQGGISLIDAPDYKRGKAMALSPNVMRDVTDKILTHGQPGEEISLELILRVVADVGLVGLPNAGKSTLLSAITLARPDIADYPFTTLMPNLGRLGGDPTLGAMQFSSGATLADLPGLIEGAHLGKGLGRNFLRHLRRTRVIVHVVDAAADDPVNDYKIVRDELRMYNPKYLERPYVVVLNKIDLPKAQDMLSSLALEISSVGCEECHDSNTSKEKLNENFNRHHMSEDDDKELGDYPRPQAVIGASVLRHIGIDEMLKEIRTALGKCSDHMLPGP
- the LOC109762424 gene encoding protein neprosin-like, yielding MSKLNLGLHILAIYVVFIAHQIHGGGLHPTNQKAWYAHASPSKNSNDIVYFATHSTHPGSYYGLAVTMDVYGHNISAGHIVTSIWIANMEGDPKTDENAIWVGWQVDPKKYGDSHTHFFTSWTRDTYHTGCYDMDCPGFQLVKGSKIAPGGTIQPVSHVHGVRQKITIKVFREKSTGNWWIHYGFNKAPTPVGYYPAKLFDKLSKKATQISIGSVVGGSPSIPSPPMGSGFLPSDKAALITDISLIGEDGRMTPFTVNTDRLQSKSSCYSISPIQGAKCSYGGPGGCSR